In one window of Nocardioides panacisoli DNA:
- a CDS encoding Nramp family divalent metal transporter, with protein sequence MTDRSSTPTDQVSTKRWTPIGPGLIVAATGVGAADLVATVIAGQKFGYALLWAVVIGCILKIVLVEGAGRFTLATGRTIYEGWASLGRWTSWYFGPYIVVWGIVYGAAAMAGTGLPLASLFPALSVTTWGILSALIGAAVVWVGHYKLLERVCAVLVGIMFVTVVLAAALTTPNLPDLVAGLVPRIPDGGLVNVLSVAGGVGGTITLAAYGYWVREKGWHRPEHMRLMRLDNIVAYTVTGIFVIATLIVGAELLYSAGIAVETGDEGLLDLSEVLQARYGTWAGTVFLVGFWSAAMSSLIGVWNGVSMMFADFVGQARGFDHDHPQTRIGGPWYKAYILWLTFPPIVLLLLGRPVWLILAYGVLGALFMPFLAITLLWLLNTARTPAGWRNRISSNVAMGLCAVLFAWLAWQQLSDAVAGVL encoded by the coding sequence GTGACCGACCGTTCCTCCACGCCCACCGACCAGGTCAGCACCAAACGCTGGACCCCCATCGGCCCCGGGCTGATCGTCGCCGCGACCGGTGTCGGTGCCGCCGACCTGGTGGCCACCGTGATCGCCGGCCAGAAGTTCGGCTACGCCCTGCTGTGGGCGGTGGTCATCGGCTGCATCCTCAAGATCGTGCTGGTCGAGGGCGCGGGCCGCTTCACGCTCGCCACCGGCCGCACCATCTACGAGGGCTGGGCGAGCCTGGGCCGCTGGACCTCCTGGTACTTCGGCCCCTACATCGTCGTGTGGGGCATCGTGTACGGCGCCGCCGCGATGGCCGGCACCGGCCTGCCGCTGGCCTCCCTCTTCCCCGCCCTCTCGGTCACGACCTGGGGGATCCTGTCGGCGCTGATCGGCGCCGCCGTGGTGTGGGTCGGCCACTACAAGCTTCTCGAGCGGGTCTGCGCCGTCCTGGTCGGCATCATGTTCGTCACCGTCGTGCTCGCCGCCGCGCTGACCACCCCGAACCTGCCCGACCTGGTCGCGGGCCTCGTGCCGCGCATCCCCGACGGCGGCCTGGTCAACGTGCTCTCGGTCGCCGGCGGCGTCGGCGGCACCATCACGCTCGCGGCGTACGGCTACTGGGTCCGGGAGAAGGGCTGGCACCGGCCCGAGCACATGCGGCTGATGCGCCTGGACAACATCGTCGCCTACACCGTCACCGGCATCTTCGTCATCGCCACCCTCATCGTCGGCGCCGAGCTGCTCTACTCCGCGGGCATCGCGGTGGAGACCGGCGACGAGGGACTGCTCGACCTCTCCGAGGTGCTGCAGGCCCGCTACGGCACGTGGGCCGGCACGGTCTTCCTCGTCGGCTTCTGGTCGGCAGCGATGTCCTCGCTGATCGGCGTGTGGAACGGCGTCTCGATGATGTTCGCCGACTTCGTCGGCCAGGCGCGGGGCTTCGACCACGACCACCCGCAGACCCGCATCGGCGGTCCTTGGTACAAGGCCTACATCCTGTGGCTGACCTTCCCGCCGATCGTGCTCCTGCTGCTCGGCCGGCCGGTCTGGCTGATCCTGGCCTACGGCGTGCTCGGCGCGCTCTTCATGCCGTTCCTCGCCATCACGCTGCTGTGGCTGCTCAACACGGCACGTACGCCGGCCGGCTGGCGCAACCGGATCTCCTCCAACGTCGCCATGGGCCTGTGCGCGGTGCTCTTCGCCTGGCTCGCGTGGCAGCAGCTGAGCGACGCCGTCGCCGGCGTCCTCTGA
- a CDS encoding SDR family oxidoreductase, with translation MTVVMAGCGDLGTETALRFAATGRTVVGMRRTPAHLPEPILGQAVDLARERPSFPADTEIVVVATSADERTEAGYRRAYVDAVDHVLDAVEQAGADPRILLVSSTSVYDASDGRWVDEDTVVSPPTDTARVVLEAEERFLARAGRGTVLRLGGLYGPGRDRLISQVRDGRATVGPTPQWTNRIHRDDAAAALVHLATQVEAPGPRYLGVDDEPAERRAVMEFLAAELGVPGPVEVDEPARSAGKRCRNDRLRDTGFTFAHPTFREGYRAVLGGAGSRHR, from the coding sequence ATGACGGTGGTGATGGCCGGATGCGGCGACCTCGGCACGGAGACCGCGCTGCGGTTCGCGGCGACCGGACGGACCGTGGTCGGGATGCGGCGTACGCCGGCGCACCTGCCCGAGCCGATCCTCGGGCAGGCGGTCGACCTGGCCCGCGAACGGCCGTCGTTCCCCGCCGACACCGAGATCGTGGTCGTCGCGACCAGCGCCGACGAGCGCACCGAGGCCGGCTACCGCCGCGCGTACGTCGACGCCGTCGACCACGTGCTGGACGCGGTCGAGCAGGCCGGGGCGGATCCGCGGATCCTGCTGGTCTCCTCGACCTCGGTGTACGACGCCTCCGACGGCCGCTGGGTCGACGAGGACACCGTGGTCAGCCCGCCGACGGACACGGCGCGGGTGGTGCTGGAGGCCGAGGAGCGGTTCCTGGCCCGCGCGGGTCGTGGCACGGTGCTGCGGCTGGGCGGCCTCTACGGCCCGGGGCGTGACCGGTTGATCTCGCAGGTCCGCGATGGCCGCGCCACGGTCGGTCCCACGCCACAGTGGACCAACCGCATCCACCGCGACGATGCCGCGGCGGCGCTGGTGCACCTCGCGACGCAGGTCGAGGCCCCGGGGCCCCGCTACCTCGGTGTCGACGACGAGCCGGCCGAACGCCGTGCGGTGATGGAGTTCCTCGCCGCCGAGCTCGGGGTGCCCGGCCCGGTCGAGGTCGACGAACCGGCCCGCAGCGCCGGCAAGCGCTGCCGCAACGACCGCCTGCGCGACACCGGATTCACCTTCGCCCACCCGACCTTCCGGGAGGGCTACCGCGCGGTGCTCGGTGGCGCGGGAAGTCGCCACCGTTGA
- the cynS gene encoding cyanase: protein MEPIMDRQQATELVRSARIRTDTSWTTLAEKVGEPVVWTTAALLGQHPMSAAQAAAACELLGLDEDVAESLQTQPTRGIDPAALQDPTIYRFQEALMVYGPALKELLHEEFGDGIMSAINFNVSFGRRAHPDGDRVVVTFDGKFLDYRW, encoded by the coding sequence ATGGAACCCATCATGGATCGACAGCAGGCGACCGAGCTCGTGCGCAGTGCCCGGATCCGCACCGACACCTCCTGGACGACGTTGGCCGAGAAGGTCGGCGAACCCGTCGTGTGGACGACCGCTGCGCTGCTGGGCCAGCACCCGATGAGTGCCGCGCAGGCCGCGGCCGCGTGCGAGCTGCTCGGGCTCGACGAGGACGTCGCCGAGTCGCTGCAGACCCAGCCGACCCGGGGCATCGACCCGGCCGCGCTGCAGGACCCGACGATCTACCGCTTCCAGGAGGCGCTGATGGTCTACGGCCCGGCGCTGAAGGAGCTGCTCCACGAGGAGTTCGGCGACGGCATCATGAGTGCGATCAACTTCAACGTCTCCTTCGGCCGGCGTGCCCACCCCGACGGGGACCGGGTGGTGGTCACCTTCGACGGCAAGTTCCTCGACTACCGCTGGTGA
- a CDS encoding formate/nitrite transporter family protein, with the protein MSYVAPPDFVKQMVDAGEKKAFMSTRDTFIRAYMAGAILALAAAFAVTITVQTGEPLAGAVLFPVGFCMLYLMGFDLLTGVFTLVPLAVLDKRRGVTWRSMLRNWGWVFLGNLAGAMTTALFMAIIFTYGFSTSPNEVGQAIGSIGEGRTVGYADYGAAGMLTLFIRGVLCNWMVSTGVVGAMMSNSVPGKVIAMWMPIMLFFYMGFEHSIVNMFLFPSGLMLGGEFTIGDYLVWNEIPTVVGNLVGGLTFVGLMLYATHGRTAPERPRPADTAGSVGSDRTEEAAPVGAAH; encoded by the coding sequence ATGTCCTACGTGGCCCCGCCCGACTTCGTGAAGCAGATGGTGGACGCCGGCGAGAAGAAGGCGTTCATGTCGACCCGCGACACCTTCATCCGCGCCTACATGGCCGGAGCGATCCTCGCCCTCGCCGCCGCCTTCGCCGTGACCATCACCGTGCAGACCGGTGAGCCGCTCGCCGGGGCGGTGCTCTTCCCGGTCGGCTTCTGCATGCTCTACCTGATGGGCTTCGACCTGCTCACGGGCGTCTTCACGCTCGTGCCGCTGGCCGTGCTCGACAAGCGCCGGGGCGTCACCTGGCGCTCGATGCTGCGCAACTGGGGGTGGGTCTTCCTCGGCAACCTCGCCGGCGCGATGACCACCGCCCTGTTCATGGCGATCATCTTCACCTACGGCTTCTCCACCAGCCCCAACGAAGTCGGCCAGGCCATCGGCTCCATCGGCGAGGGCCGCACCGTCGGCTACGCCGACTACGGCGCCGCCGGCATGCTGACGCTCTTCATCCGCGGCGTGCTGTGCAACTGGATGGTCTCGACCGGCGTCGTGGGCGCCATGATGTCCAACAGCGTGCCCGGCAAGGTCATCGCGATGTGGATGCCGATCATGCTGTTCTTCTACATGGGGTTCGAGCACTCGATCGTCAACATGTTCCTCTTCCCCTCCGGCCTCATGCTCGGCGGCGAGTTCACCATCGGTGACTACCTGGTCTGGAACGAGATCCCGACCGTGGTGGGCAACCTCGTCGGTGGCCTCACCTTCGTCGGCCTGATGCTCTACGCCACCCACGGCCGTACGGCGCCGGAGCGCCCGCGGCCCGCGGACACCGCCGGTTCCGTCGGGTCCGACCGGACCGAGGAGGCGGCCCCGGTGGGCGCCGCGCACTGA
- a CDS encoding CNNM domain-containing protein, whose translation MEHPVTVAVATAAIIVLSALFVVVEFSLLGARRHRLEESAATSRSARAALRSMNELTVMLAGAQLGITACTLALGAITKPAVHHWLEPAIATIGMPGWVADGVAFGLALLVVTFLHLVVGEMAPKSWAIAHPELSASAIALPARAFIWAFRPLLGWINTLANRLVAASGVEPVDRAGVAGYDAATIRHLVEHSAEAGVLEPTFREQIARAIDLESLEVASLVPAGVRPTAVATSATVADVRAASVRSGHLRILLHDDGPGAPRVVHVRDTLLEPDDRAAADLARDPLRLARETPVHEALAQLRDGGEQLAAVMDGDRLVGVVTMADILRRVLPHGSGGAEVPA comes from the coding sequence ATGGAACACCCCGTCACCGTGGCCGTCGCCACCGCCGCGATCATCGTGCTCAGTGCGCTCTTCGTCGTCGTCGAGTTCTCCCTGCTCGGCGCCCGGCGCCACCGGCTGGAGGAGTCCGCCGCCACGAGCCGGTCCGCCCGTGCCGCGCTGCGGTCGATGAACGAGCTGACCGTCATGCTCGCCGGCGCCCAACTCGGCATCACCGCCTGCACCCTCGCGCTCGGTGCGATCACCAAGCCGGCCGTGCACCATTGGCTCGAACCGGCCATCGCCACGATCGGCATGCCCGGCTGGGTCGCCGACGGCGTCGCCTTCGGCCTCGCGCTGCTGGTCGTGACCTTCCTGCACCTCGTGGTCGGCGAGATGGCGCCGAAGTCGTGGGCGATCGCCCACCCCGAGCTGTCGGCGTCGGCCATCGCGCTGCCCGCGCGTGCCTTCATCTGGGCGTTCCGTCCGCTGCTGGGCTGGATCAACACCCTCGCCAACCGCCTCGTGGCGGCCAGCGGCGTGGAACCGGTCGACCGCGCCGGCGTCGCCGGGTACGACGCCGCCACCATCCGGCACCTCGTCGAGCACTCGGCGGAGGCGGGCGTGCTCGAGCCGACCTTCCGCGAGCAGATCGCCCGCGCCATCGACCTGGAGTCCCTCGAGGTCGCCAGCCTCGTCCCCGCCGGGGTGCGCCCGACCGCGGTCGCGACGTCGGCGACCGTGGCCGACGTACGCGCCGCCTCGGTGCGGTCGGGGCACCTGCGGATCCTGCTGCACGACGACGGTCCGGGGGCGCCGCGGGTGGTGCACGTGCGCGACACCCTGCTCGAGCCCGACGACCGTGCGGCGGCCGACCTCGCCCGCGACCCGCTCCGGCTGGCGCGCGAGACGCCGGTGCACGAGGCGCTCGCCCAGCTGCGCGACGGCGGCGAGCAGCTGGCGGCGGTCATGGACGGTGACCGGCTGGTCGGCGTGGTGACGATGGCCGACATCCTGCGCCGCGTGCTGCCCCACGGCTCCGGCGGCGCGGAGGTGCCGGCGTGA
- a CDS encoding hemolysin family protein has product MTVLMLLVGILAILTIIAANGYFVAQEFAYMSVDRSRLGASADAGDATARRALAITDRTSFMLSGAQLGITVTGLLIGYVAEPLVGSALGELLGGVGVPTAVGVSVGTITALAVSTIVQMIVGELYPKNLAIANAEPMARGLARSTQIYLAAFGWLITVFDHAANALLKLVRIEPVHDVDSTATPQDLEHIVADSRESGDLPEELSMLLDRILDFPDQDVEHAMVPHSQVGTVHSSTTIAEVRERMAVEHTRYPVVDDDGVAVGLVELADLLASDLPDEAPAEQLMREPVLVPTAMALPDALDQLVEARTELACVIDEYGGLAGVLTVEDMAEELIGEVTDEHDHEAPPTVVAEDEHTWVVDGDVPVDEVERAIGHDLPAGDYETITGLLLDVRGDLLEEGEQVEVELPQDPAELAEDEPTPRTLVAEVVAVERHVPSRLRLHLTEQPATADDQEEVD; this is encoded by the coding sequence ATGACGGTGCTCATGCTGCTCGTCGGGATCCTCGCGATCCTGACCATCATCGCGGCGAACGGCTACTTCGTGGCCCAGGAGTTCGCCTACATGTCGGTGGACCGCTCCCGCCTCGGCGCGAGCGCCGACGCCGGTGACGCCACGGCACGGCGTGCGCTCGCGATCACCGACCGCACCTCGTTCATGCTCTCGGGCGCCCAGCTCGGCATCACCGTCACCGGCCTGCTCATCGGGTACGTCGCCGAGCCGCTCGTCGGCAGCGCCCTCGGCGAGCTCCTCGGCGGCGTCGGCGTCCCCACCGCGGTCGGCGTCTCGGTCGGCACCATCACCGCCCTCGCGGTCTCGACGATCGTGCAGATGATCGTCGGGGAGCTCTATCCCAAGAACCTGGCGATCGCCAACGCCGAGCCGATGGCCCGCGGCCTGGCCCGGTCCACGCAGATCTACCTCGCGGCGTTCGGCTGGCTCATCACCGTCTTCGACCACGCCGCCAACGCGCTGCTCAAGCTGGTCCGCATCGAGCCGGTCCACGACGTCGACTCCACCGCCACCCCGCAGGACCTCGAGCACATCGTCGCCGACTCCCGTGAGAGCGGCGACCTGCCCGAGGAGCTGTCGATGCTGCTCGACCGGATCCTCGACTTCCCCGACCAGGACGTCGAGCACGCGATGGTGCCGCACTCCCAGGTCGGCACCGTCCACAGCAGTACGACGATCGCGGAGGTCCGCGAGCGGATGGCCGTCGAGCACACCCGCTACCCCGTCGTGGATGACGACGGCGTGGCCGTCGGGCTGGTCGAGCTCGCCGACCTGCTCGCCAGCGACCTCCCCGACGAGGCCCCCGCCGAGCAGCTGATGCGCGAACCGGTGCTGGTGCCGACCGCGATGGCGCTGCCCGACGCGCTCGACCAGCTCGTCGAGGCCCGCACCGAGCTGGCCTGCGTCATCGACGAGTACGGCGGCCTGGCCGGCGTCCTCACCGTCGAGGACATGGCCGAGGAACTCATCGGCGAGGTCACCGACGAGCACGACCACGAGGCACCGCCGACCGTCGTCGCCGAGGACGAGCACACCTGGGTCGTCGACGGCGACGTCCCGGTCGACGAGGTCGAGCGCGCCATCGGCCACGACCTGCCCGCCGGGGACTACGAGACCATCACCGGGCTGCTGCTCGACGTCCGCGGCGACCTCCTCGAGGAGGGCGAGCAGGTCGAGGTCGAGCTGCCGCAGGACCCGGCCGAGCTGGCCGAGGACGAACCCACGCCCCGCACGCTGGTGGCCGAGGTGGTCGCCGTCGAGCGGCACGTGCCGTCCCGGCTCCGGCTCCACCTCACCGAGCAACCCGCGACCGCCGACGACCAGGAGGAGGTGGACTGA